The genomic window TGAAAACAATAAGCTGAGAAATTTGTGATCAAATAActcattaggggtattctcttgctcttgcaaaacccttgcacggtgcaagaactGCATATACTTCCTCTTAGtacaccggcacaacaacaaatacacgcagaaaattatttgcaatggctgtaaaatatgtcagaccaaaacccatgtatatttgcgtgcaatgtcatatacatatagtatatgtatgtgtttcacGCACCGTTCTAACAAACTATTAGACAACACAAAACCACGGAATCCACACaatcaaattatttatgtacattgcTTCACTGACACacttgtatgcatatatatattttgtctcCTTTTTTTGTACTGTTTGATTGTACTTCACACCACTATTCTacgtgtttttaatttaatttgaaatacttacatacatacagtttaTAATGTAGTGTCCGGCCCGGGTGGAATAATAGGTACAATTACCAACTGCGCCAGTTACAGTAGACGCTCGGAAATTAGAACCACTTTGTTTTTGGGGTAGTTCTAATTTCCGAAATGTTCTAATTTCTGGACGGTTTTTTTTAACGTGAATAATAAAACTAAGAGTTAAGCCACTtccaaaaactatataaaaacattttttttatttcttttcttatttttttttttaaacataacaaTTCAGTTCATTAcataacaattattaaaaaaaaacaactaaaaatttcagaaattaattaaaaactcagGATAAGGGCTcagttcaaaattaatttttgtttgacatataatcagtaatatttgtttgtttttttggtttctttaaaTCCGATATAACAATATCGTTACGGAGGGCCAAAAGATTGGTCATGTGCTTACTGGAAGACAATTCACTCTTGTTGcaccaatttattaaattgttaacgCTTTCAATAGCTATAACATTTGAAATAACTGGTGTGTCATCAACAACATCGTCTTCACTGCTATCAGAAAACTCATCATCGCTACTTAGGTCATCACCAGTTCGGTCTTCAAACTCATCTTCATTCCATTTCTCGATGTCAGCAATACACATGAAACTGTTTGGATCAATTTCTGCTAAAAGAGTTTGATTTACTTGGAGAGATTCATTGCAGTCCTCATTTTTGTTAAGCAACTCTGCTAGTGGCACATCATCATCGCTGTCGTATTGGTCAGAGTCCCAATTTAGCAACTTTGACCAAGAATTCCTCATCACTTTTGGAGTTATCTCATCCCAAGCTTGTTTCAGAAATATGATTGCCTTTCGGATGGAATGGGATTTCAACAGACTATTCAGTGCACCACCTTCAGCTATTATTTCAGCAAGTAACTTACTTCTGTAAACAAGTTTTGTTAACTTTATGGGATTTTGATCCATTGGTTGCACAGCTGCTGTCACATTTGGCGGCAAGAAATATGCAACTATGTTGCCATCTTTGCTTTGAAGATACTCAATCGGTGCATGCGCGGAGCAGTTGTCGATAAGCAAAAGAGCCTTCGGAGGcaagttatttttttgagaaaactggatgacctgtaaacaaaaaaatattttaaaattaaagaaattaaaagcaaaattatttcctCTTACTTCATTAATAAATATCTTGTGAAACCAATCGTGAAAGATCCGAGACGTCATCCAagcatttttggaaaagtagtaATGAAGTGGATTTTTAAAACCTTTGAAGCTCCTGGGACTTTTAGCTTTTCCAATAACTAAGGGCACTAATTTGTGAGACCCATCAGCATTTGAAccaagtaaaattgaaattcgttctttttgaattttgtgtcCAGGCGCACTTTTTTCACAAGCAGAGACATATGTTTTATCTGGTAGGCAACGATAAAATAATCCGGTTTCGTCCACATTATATAATTGCGACTCTATTAACCCCATCTCAGTGACTTTTGCACGGAATCTGTGAATAAATGGAGTGATGGAGGCAATATCACTAGAAAGAATCTCGccaccaatttttaaaaaacgaatgCCGTGTCgcttttaaatttagtaaaccATCCATCGCTTGCTcggaatgcatttttatttttatcggggtattcttcaccaaaaatttgtttagcttTTTCCTTTAATATTGTTGCTGTCAATGTACACTTCCTTTCGCGTTGTTTTAAAAACCACTCATAAAGACGACTTACCATTTTCGGATATTCGGAACTATGCACAGTTTTATTTGATGCTTCCTGATAAGTGTTGGAAACAGCATTTAATATAGATGACCTATTTGACTTGATATAGCTGATGGCAGATTTGCTCACGTTGAAATCTAGCGCTAGACGATTCCCTTGAAAACCTTTGTCCAGCTTTTCTAATATCTTTACTTTGGTTTCCAAAgataaagtgttttttttacgtttatttGACATTTTAGGTAAGCTATTTTTAGTTTTCGGTAGAGTCTCGCAAAATATGTCCACGCGTATCAAATTTCACATACGAAtgacaaaaacaccaaaaatatggcaaaacaaaaactaaaatataacttGGGGATTCCCCTTTCCATTTTACATTTGTTTAGTAATATAAAAACCAAGAATGGGAATTCCCCtgtgttaaaaatgaaaaaaaattctcagaaattaggaaaataaggcaaaacaaaaactaaaatatattggGATTCCCCTTTCTATTTTACATTtgttcagtaaaataaaaatcaagaatGGGAATTCCCTtgtgttaaaaatgaaaaaaaagctcTCTCTCGgtcaatgcaaacaaaaaatggttgtgtttaaaataaaaaataaaaaaaatgctcagAAATTAGAACTTCAAGTTCTAAACATCATTAAAAACTCTGGTTCTAATTTCTGAGAGTTCTAATTTGTGAGCGTCTACTGTACCAGTTTTGTGTAGGTACCTCTTcctttattcaattaaaaatcaattttgtgtAAGTGCCTTTTcctttattcaaacaaaatccAGAAATGCTGTGCCGTTGCTTCTGTTTGCTTCCGTTTCGGATCAAAGTTCACGCtcgaataatattaaaaaaatagccgCTTCGCGATTCTCTTTAAAAAAGAATAGCTGCTTCGCGATTCTCTGTAAAAAATAGCCGCTTAGCGATtctctctaaaaaaaaaatagatgcTTAGTGattctctcttctcttctccTTAACCCTCAGCATCTGTACAAATAGGGTAGAGAAGGTAACTcatgcacttaaggaatcgtagttatgataatttggccaatgtcggaacattcgtgatgagttcatctttcgtgacttgataaagggaagatggagTTGATAACAAATCACCGGAAGTATCATCCGGAATagtaccatttccaatttttagcgaagacgatgttaaatgtcttcggcaatttcttttttgttcaaatcccataattgacgcagatttgaaggctgatatgtcgaaatgtcTATACGAAAAGTGTGctaacttcattttcattccagtgattaacaagTTCCAGCAACTGTAATTTCTGGCTTACTTCTTCagaacttgcacacaccgtagcATTCACAGTATGTAATGATCAAATTCAGTTTAATAgagtacattaatcaatagcaaccgatcgtagaaacaatcgtcgtttttcgggtggattgtgtaaattcgtcctaatacATTAGTTGATAAcgcacctggatgtccatctactggttggcatTGCTTTCtacgcaactatttcttcgacgatgcattccatgtatttCCATGCatgtcaaggtatttccgaatagagcaatgttctcgcaaaggGATCACTGACGgaagttgagaaaaaaactcctaaaagttaattttgttgctggcggtgtttccactggctgtactgtattctctgggttgaaaaacactatttggccattctccaagtTAGCTGCGGGACGCATAACGGTCGGTacgaattgcaaaagtaaatatcctacaaagcgctttattgcagttcacgtatcgaccgtatcgttgaagaccaataaccgccatgttgcttcctttggtggcgtacttacaaacgtatttcaTCGCTTACACCAAGCTGCAATACTCaatattgatatgagttttgaatgtgaattaggcATTAaaggcgaatatggtacgatccatgttttgtcaacttcgatattcattcttctaaattgaatgctgaatgttctgccattgtcgtctggtgagcgacacCGATAGAGTGCATATCTATCATTTCttgtttgtgtttccgaaagaaaagcacgtggatagtgtttcgtgcatttattgtcagacatacaaaccgaagtggtattgtggTGACCATGagccatattggttttcatcactttgtATCCAGTATTATACACTTTCTTTATCGGGAATTTCAgcaaaaatgatttcataaatttggcctggtgtaaccaccatccaccatccaaagaagaatgtgtgcgtgcggcaaacctcctTTTggcactcaacagagtacatctagcatctaacagcaccacgtATACGTGCGCTGGAGAGGGCGCTGTTGCCAGCCTTTCGACTTATCAaaagatatttcaaacaaaaaatttgtcattCCATCGGCCCAAAAAATATCAGTGTGGACTATGTATGAGTTATCATAAAAGAactgaagaagtcaaaaataatttaagcaaacGATTTGAAATACACAATgaggaaaaaaacaaatttcgacTAATTAGAAATGGATGTAAAGAAGCCGCTAAAATAGACCCGACAATTCTGTGCGCAACTTTTGACATGCAGCAAGTCATAAGTCTTCCAATTTCAATGGACAATGCTGTATTTTATAAGAGACGCCTTTCTGTATATAATTTGACATTCTATAATATTGCATCTGGTAATTGTTCTTGCTACACATGGCACGAAGGAATTAGCAAACGAGGCGCATCTGAAGTGCCTACTGCTGTTAATCATTTTCTTTTGAAGTATGCCAATAAGGGCTGCAAAAAAGTTTATCTGTTTGCCGACGGATGTAGTGGTCAGAACAAAAATTCAGTGACAGTTGCTACTTTACCATATATATAAGAATAATAAAGAAAAGTGGTGATGTTCATGTTCCAAGTCAACTAAGCCCAATATTCAGGCTGGCGCCGATAAAGAAGCCATACGATGTAGTTACCATGGATTAttctgattttttaaatttcaagaaattgtcgACCGATCTTAAACTATTATCCATTCGAAAAGACGACTCAGGAGAACCAACAAACTGGACCGAAATGGTTGAGTACAGAGTAGAAAAAGGAGAacctttcaaattgttttttaaaaataaacatacagacaaaaatTATAGATCCTTGCCTTTAAAACGCTTTGTTGTCAATTTATTGACGGGAcagatttcaaaattaaacacgACTCCTCCTAAAATACCTCAAAATAAATACGAAGATTTAGTATTGCTTACTACTGGAGATATGCCAGTAATCAAGTTATGtgaacatacaaatttttataaatcccTTCCTCAtgaattacaaatattgttttcattaaatttttttatttttgtatttcatatCTATAGTccaataaagatttaaaaaaattcaattcaaaatcctgtttttttttaaataaaaaaaaaacgtatctgcaactattcaaaaaaaaaatgtcacaaaGGTAACGTATCTGCATTGCAATCAAAAGATCGCATTAAAATccaatatataacaattttgcCATAATAATATTGAAGAGTAGACGTCAGAGTACATAATTAGAAAAGCAGACTGAAAATATCATGCATACCTTTCGATAGGGACAATGGAATAAAgggtcaaaaatattaaaactgctctcctgtaaaattttgtaaatgtcaGATCCGTTAGTTGGTCATGCGAGCGACGGTACATCAGTGAAGCAAAGTAAAATTCTTGCTTATGTAAATTCCGTTTTCTTGTGAAGCACACAGGGATAAGGGAATCATTCGGTACAGTGCGAACAGGCGTCAAAATTTTTGcctatgtacatttgtatgtatacaacAAAAAGCGATTGAAGCatatgcatacttacatatatcagTGAAGCAAAGTAAATAGTTTGCTTGTGTGGATTCCGTTGTTCTGCGTTTTTCTAATAATATGTTGGAGCGGTGCGtgaaacacatatgtatatgtatatcagtggggcaaaataaaatgtttgcttaTGTATATATCGTTTTCTTGTTGAAGCAATTGAAGCGTCAAAATTTTTGtctatgtacatttatatgtatacaacaaAAAGCGATGTGTAGCGACGTGCGGGGCAGTAGCGCAAAACAACAGTATGCGCTCAGGCCGAGCGAACGTGTCGTAGAATATGTTTGAGACGGTTGCAGTTAATTTCAGTGCGACTCATAGACTGGGGGCAACTATATGTGCTCAGAATTTTTTAACGTGTAGTTGAATCAAGTTCGAAACCATAttagtatatacttacatatttatgtacaaattaagtatcaaatgcaacaatttatacaaatatattagcTTTGTTAcacgtaaattttaaatataaaatacatattcattACTAATAGTAAGTCCTAATTAACAGAAAAAAGCTACCATGAGAGGGGCAAAAAACACCAGGAGTCGAACCGGAAATAACACCGGCATATCCAAGAATACAGAGGTCATCGCAACAAGACAAGACGATCAGTCATCTACGATTTCTTCATCAGAATACGTCCCTTCGAATCAAGGAGAGCGAAATGTTAATCCACTTGATGTCCTATCAACTTTGAAGGTACCTGACGCAATTCGTTTTTTGCCTACATATGATGGTAATCTCAAAACTTTAAACGTATTTATAATCAATGTGGAGGAAATTCTAGCACTAATTAGGGACACTAGTAGACCGCCATATGGTCAGCTACTCTTAAGATCGattcgaaataaaatcgaaGGAAAGGCTAGCGAAGGCATCATACGTAGAATCTGGAGTCAGTCTTAATTGGGAAGAAATTAAGGCCGCTCTCATCCTACATTGCGCGGACAAGAGAGATGAACCCACTCTTATGTTCGAGCTCTATAATACTGTGCAGGAGGGTTGTTTTTTACGTACATTATGTGACAAAGTCGGTGAGATTAAATTAAGCGTTATTTAAAATAGCGGAAACAACAGAATCGGAGCAGATCGTTgtgaagacaaaaaaaattgtttgcagaCATATGTCTCAACTCATTTGTAACAGGAATTAGGGGCCCATTACGAGCAACAATACAAATCCATGAAACCAACCAACCTTCGAGAGGCCTTCGAATAGgcgttaaaagaaaaataaacttttttcgcTCAAACGAATATGAAATGACCGGAGCAAAAACAGGAATATGGTGCCtgacaatattatattagaaGTATAGATTATAAGCAAACTAGGGGAAATAATGAAAGGCGTAGACATAAACGTAGTGGTAACGATAGAAACCACtataaattacaaaagaaataatatgtTAGCAATTATGCCAAAAGATAATaactataacaataacaataaacagaAACAATTCAATAGACAAACCACCAACTATCAGTCTAGAAATCCAATAAGTAATGTTGATCAACAAGCACAAATGCACAATTTTAATGAGGCGgcaaattttccacaaaaagCCTCAGACAACAGACAGGatacttaataaataaagaCAACAAGTCCAAACTACCATATATTATGGTAAATAAGGTTTTCGATAAAGCTCTCAAGTTCCTTATAGATACAAGTGCTAATTTTTCCTTTATTAACcctaattatattcaaaaagaaaatcaaattaaattacatacacCAATAGCCATCAAGACAGTACTAAATCAGTTCCAATTACATAACAGGACTATGATTCCATTGTTCAGTGAATTCTCTGATTTGTCACAATactcatttcttttatttgattttcatccaTATTTTGATAGGCTTATCGGAATAGATATATTGCAAGAAATAAAAGCTATTGTAAACATTCCATTAAAGATACTTGAAAcaaaaacttcgaaaataaTTATAGAGCTAGAAGAGAAATCAAATTCGGCCATATACGCAATTGAAGAGGAATCAAAAAAGATTATTCAGCTACCAGTAAACGTCACAGACGGAATTTTCTTGTTTGAAACCACAACTATTTCCGAAGACATTGTAATATCAGGTGGACTTTATACTGCCGAAAATAATCTTTGTTATATgaagttcataatttttcaaGCCAAGACAAACAATTCTGCTTAGATACATATTTAGAAGTACAAAACTGCAGAGAACAAGATTATTTTGAAGTCAACTTaatggaaaaagaaaataacgaaACGACATTCGATAGTCAggattttaaaacttatataCGAACTCAGCACCTTAATAATGAGGAAATTACTCAACTCAAAAAACTCTGCTTAGAATTTTCGATGCTTTTTTTCAAAGATGGAAATACCTTACCTTTCACTAACTTAATCAAGCACAGGATTAGAACCACAGACGAAATTCCCATTCACACTAAACCATTTCGTTATAGCCAAAAGGAAAGACATGAAATTAGGAAACAAATCGATAACCTGCTGgaacaaaatataattagaCATAGTTATTCTCCATGGAGTGCTCCAACGTTCCTAGTATCAAAAAGAATGGACgcttcaaatacaaaaaaatggcgGTTAGTGGTAGATTATCGCAAACTAAGTGAGAAAACTATTAAAGACAAAAGATAGAATTGGCAGGGCTAAATACTTCACAGTATTAGATTTAGCTAGCGGTTATCACCAAATCGAGATGCATCCGAAAGCTATAAACAAGACGGCATTTTCCACAGAAGGAGGACACTTTGAGTTTGtaagaatgccatttggactTACAAATGCCCCAGCGACTTTCCAAAGGGTTATGGATAATGTTTTGGCCGACCTGAATGGCAAAAGTTGTCTTATATATCTAGACGATATATTAATATTCTCGGCATGTCTTCGGGAAcatattaaagatttaaaagcagtctttaaaaatttaataattaaactgCAACCTGCAAAATCTGAGTTTTTGAGAAAGGAAATCGAATATTTTGGTCACATAGTTACGGACAGAGGAATCAAACCAAATCCAAAAAAGATTAGTGCTATAAAATCATTTCCCCTTCCAAAgacaagaaaacaaattaaatcatttttacGTTTGCTTGGATACTAtagaaaattcattaaagatttcgCTACGATTACAAAACCCCTAACTCAACAATTAAAAGGTAAAGATGCAGTCAAAATTGGCAAATAATTCTTATCCGCATTTGAAGATTGTAAAAACCTATTATGTAATGATCCATTGTTAGAATATCCGGATTTTTCAAAACCCTTCACTCTTACGACAGACGCAAGTAATGTGGCACTAGGAGCAGTCCTTTCCCAAGGCACACCTAATAATGAAAAACCAGCATCATTTGCTAGTCGCACACTTACAGATACTGAATTAAAGTATTCAACCatagaaaaagaaatgttagccATTATATGGGCCGTCCCTATCTACATGgccaaaaatttgaaatctcatataaaaaaattctaaaaaatgtagTAGCAGATTCACTTAGTCGCATTTCAGCGGAAGTACACACCAACATTTCTATAACAAATAATTGCAATGAAAAGACAAACACAATTTTGACCGTAAATAAGCCAATTAATGAATACAATATGCAAATTATATTTAGAATCCATACAGATTCTCAAATAATAACATCAactcatttcaaaaataaaatcaggAGAGTGGTCACGGATAGttcatttgataataaaaaaataacagaaatattgaaaacaatattaaaactaaataaagtaTACGCTATTTTTGCTGcagatgaaatttttaatatcattcaagatgtattaaaagaatttttcttaCCAACAAATCTTTACCAAATTGTAAGAGCTATTACAATACTGAAAgacattgaaaatattgaagaattaattatagaaatacaaaattatcaTATAAACAGCAACCATAGAGGCATAGACGAAACGGTAGCTCATTTAAAGAGGGAGATATATTCTACACAACTTAAAACTCAAACCTCCCGATTAATTAATAGTTGTGATATTTGTCAAACCTTAAAATACGATAGGCAGCCACAAAAACTACCTTATCAAGAAACAGAAATCCCAGATTTTCCTATGCAAATATTACGCTTCGACTTATACAGCATCAAtggcaaaataattttaacaattatagacaaattttcaaaatttgcagcTGGATATACCATTCCAGCAAGGGATGGTCTGAAGATAATTAAAGCCATGAGAACTTTCTTTGTACTCTTCGGTACTCCTAAAAAACTTATCTGTGATCAAGGCGCTGAATTTgcaggaaaaatatttaaagacttCTGCCaacaatataatattcaaatacatTTCACGTCTTTCCAACAATCATCTAGCAATTCACCAGTTGAGAGGTTACATTCCTCCTTAACAGAAATTTATcgcttaataataaataaaaaaaggagaaaaaactGGATTGTGACCATAATGATATTCTTACAGAAACGTTTACTACATATAATAATGCTATCCATTCTACCACTAAATACACTCCATATGAGACTTTTTTCGGTAGACCACATTTATTTAACAAGCAGACGACCTTTAGCAACGAACATGAccatatacaaaaacttaatgaTTTTCAGAGAGTAATATATCCCGAGATAAAAGataaagttaaaagaaaaatgaaaaatgaaaattggaacCAATAAGTTGAATAACGACAGGCAAGATCCGAAAAGGTTAGAAAATAATGATGtaatatttagaaaagaaaatagaagaaataagCTTACACCAAGATTCGCAAAACATCAATTACTACGAGATAAAGGTCCAACATTTATCACAATCAAAAATCAGAAGATTCACAAATCAAAAGttaaaagaagaataaagaTACAAGAAGCTCAGtccaattaaatgttaaaaaaaaagaaacaaaatgatatgtatttatgttacaATGTACAGTATATACGCTTAAAATTCAGAATGATAAGTAATATAATAGTTATAAaccttaaaattatttgcaagcAACATCAATATGCGTGCAGACAAAGCAAGGTGACATTACTTTGTCCGCCGTTTATTGTCCCCCACGCTTCCCGATCacagaaaaacaatttatagAATGATAAGTAATATTCTTGCTGCAGGTGATTATAACGCGAAACACCTCACTGGGGTTCCCGGTTATGTAAAAAAGGCAAGCAATTATATAACGCAAATTAATGTAAAGGAAACAAATGGACTTGTCTCCTGGAAAGCCTACATATTGGCCGACAGACCCGAAAAAGCTATATAGCTAGGAAAATCATAGCCTTATTACTGCTGAAACAATAGCAGACCTCTCATCAGACCACTCACCAGTTCTCTTCACTTTGCGGCATCAGTCACACTATAAAGAGTCAAAAGCTACAAACtggttaaaacaaaaaatacatcaGCACACACATAGAACTCGAACCAAATTTAAATACACCGGTCGATATTGAAAACACCATCGCAGCATTCGAATCAACCATTATAAcaggaaaatttttcaaaaaggttATATGGAAAGAGAAAAACTAAAGCGTaactaatttgaaattttagtattacAAAAACGACGCCTACGAAGGGAGTGGCAGGTTCATTCACCAGCCTCAAAAAACTGTTGAA from Bactrocera neohumeralis isolate Rockhampton unplaced genomic scaffold, APGP_CSIRO_Bneo_wtdbg2-racon-allhic-juicebox.fasta_v2 ctg3131, whole genome shotgun sequence includes these protein-coding regions:
- the LOC126766932 gene encoding jerky protein homolog-like, which produces MSNKRKKNTLSLETKVKILEKLDKGFQGNRLALDFNVSKSAISYIKSNRSSILNAVSNTYQEASNKTVHSSEYPKMRHGIRFLKIGGEILSSDIASITPFIHRFRAKVTEMGLIESQLYNVDETGLFYRCLPDKTYVSACEKSAPGHKIQKERISILLGSNADGSHKLVPLVIGKAKSPRSFKGFKNPLHYYFSKNAWMTSRIFHDWFHKIFINEVIQFSQKNNLPPKALLLIDNCSAHAPIEYLQSKDGNIVAYFLPPNVTAAVQPMDQNPIKLTKLVYRSKLLAEIIAEGGALNSLLKSHSIRKAIIFLKQAWDEITPKVMRNSWSKLLNWDSDQYDSDDDVPLAELLNKNEDCNESLQVNQTLLAEIDPNSFMCIADIEKWNEDEFEDRTGDDLSSDDEFSDSSEDDVVDDTPVISNVIAIESVNNLINWCNKSELSSSKHMTNLLALRNDIVISDLKKPKKQTNITDYMSNKN